The genomic DNA CGACAGCGAACAAAAAGGCGATCTGATTGCCCATGACCATCGCCAGCAGCGGTTGCAGCATATGGGACAGGGTGTCGGTCAAACCGGTGTCTTTCATGGCGTTGCCGAAACCCAGCATGGACCCGAAGGTGATCAGAAAGCCCCAATCGATGCCGGAGCGGATGCTCTTATCGTTCAACACAGACCCGGCATAGAGGATGAGGAAACTGGTCAGGGCGACCCAGGCGCTGTCGATCTGGTGCCACGTCTGGGTGAGAAAGCCGATGAGGGAAAAGGAGGTCGCCAGCAGGCACACCTTTTCCTCGCGGGTCAATGGTCCGAGCACGGTGAGCTGCGCGTCGATCATCTCCGGCTGGATCTGCAGCGGTTCCTTGTGCGGAAAGAGCAGCAAAATCGCCGCAAAGGATAAAATGAAAAAGGTCAAGCCCAGCGGCGCCGCATCAATCAGCCAGGTCTGATAGGAGATCCACTGGGCATCGGCGTGGGGAATCAACCCCAGAATCAAGTAACAGACGGCAGCCCCGTTCAGAAACAGAAAAGACATGTGCCCGAATCCCAGCAGGCAGCTCATGGCCAGGCCGGCGGTGGCGTTGCCGCAACCGGGCAGCCGCAGCGTTTCGCCGAGCGCGAGCAGCATGGGCGTCATCAGGGACACGCGGGCGTTGGACGAGGGGATGACCGGCGTCAGCAAGGCGCCTGTGAGCGCCCAAGCCAAGGCTTGTCCGCCATAGTTGGGCGGAAAACGTTTCATCACCAGCAGCGCCAGCCGGTACATCAGCCCTGTGCGCGATATTCCCGCTGTGAGCGCCGAAACGCCGAGGATGAGAAACCAGGAAGAATGAGAAAACCCGGAAAAGGCCACAGCCGGCTTGGTGGCGTGCACCAACACGGCGGCCAGGGGTAGGCATAAAGCGATGGCATGGGGAGAGAAAAAGTCATAGGCCCAGAACAGGGCCGCCGCGGTGATGATCAGCAACAGGGCGATATGGGCGGCTTGCATCCCCGCCGATTGGAGAAGGCAGTACAGCAGTGTCATCAACAGGGCCGTCGAGGAAAGGAGCCAAAAGGGCTTCGCCTCTTTCAGCCATCCTAGCCAAGCGGCGCCGCCGGCGCCGGAGGGGAGGGGCAACATGGCAAACAAGCGCCAGCGGCTCGTAACCGCCGCTTCGGGAAAATCATCGAGATCGATGTCCGTTGCCGCGATCACGTCGTGGAGCTTGCGGTTGTGACCGGAATAGATGGCCAACCGTTTCGACAGCAGCCGGGCAAAATCAATGGCCACACGGTGATGGTGATTCACCAGATCGTCGAAACGCTCCTTGGACAGGCGCGCCATCCGGCAGGGAGTGAGGGTCTTGGCGGTGGCGGTCCGGGGATCGCCGGCCAAGAGGGCTGTCTCGCCAAAACAATCGTTGGCGTCATAGCGGGCCAAGATGCGCGGCCCTTGCCCGGGGGCCGGTTCGCGATACACCACCACAGAGCCGGAGATAATGATGTATAGGGAATCGCCCCGATCGCCTTCGTGAAAGATGATCTGGCCCGCCGGAAAGCGGATCTCCTCAAACTCCGGCAGCAGCTTTGCCCGGTGGACCCGGTCCAAGCCGGAAAAGATGGGCATCTCCAATAAACGCAGATCGACATCCACAGACAAAAAACCCCCGTTTCCGCCAGAATTAGAGAGTCGATCTCATCTTACTTGATTTCACTGGAAAAGAACAATAACCGGGTGAATCTTTGTTGACATCCATCCTTTAATTTGGTAAAAAAAATATAGCGATTAGCACTCAAACATCGAGAGTGCTAATCGCGCCTGAAGAGGACATGCTCGAATTGCTGGAGGAGGAGTCGCGATGACAGTAAAACAGTTTCAAGCGGAATCCAAAAGACTGCTCGATCTGATGGTGAACTCCATCTACACCCATAAGGAGATTTTCCTGAGAGAACTGATCTCCAACGCCAGTGACGCCATCGACAAAATCTACTACAAGGCCCTGACCGACGAATCGATCAGCTTCAACCAAGCCGATTACTTCATTAAAATCGAGGCGGACAAGCCAAACCGGACCCTGAAGATCATCGACAGCGGCATCGGCATGACCCAGGCCGAGATGGAAGAGAACCTTGGCGTCATCGCCAAGAGCGGCTCCTTGGCCTTCAAAAAGGAAAATGAGCTAAAAGACGGCTTCGACATCATCGGCCAGTTTGGCGTCGGCTTCTATTCCGCCTTCATGGTCTCCGATGTGGTCACCGTGATCAGCCGCGCCTTAGGCAGCGATCAGGCCTACAAGTGGGAATCCCAGGGCGCCGATGGCTACACCATCGAACCCTGTGCGAAAGACACGGTGGGCACTGAGATCACCCTCAAGATCAAAGCGAATACGGAAGACGAAAGCTATGACGAGTTCCTGGAAGAGTACCGCATCAAGTCGATCATCAAGAAGTACTCCGACTTCATCCGCTACCCCATCAAGATGGACGTGACCAAATCCCGCCTCAAAGAGGGCAGCGAAGAGGAGTACGAGCAGTACACGGAAGAGCAGACCCTCAACAGCATGGTGCCCATCTGGAAGAAGAATAAGAGCGAACTGACCAAGGAAGACTACGACAACTTCTACTCGGAAAAGCACTTCGGCTTTGACAGCCCGCTGCGGCACATCCATATCAACGCCGAAGGCACCATCAGCTACAAAGCCATCCTCTACATTCCCGAGAAGATGCCCTTTGACTTCTACACGAAAGAGTACGAAAAGGGCCTCGAACTCTACGCCAACGGCGTGCTGATCATGAACAAATGCGCCGACCTGCTGCCTGACTACTTCAGCTTCGTCAAAGGGATGGTTGACTCGGAAGACCTGTCGTTGAACATCTCCCGCGAACTGTTGCAGCATGACCGGCAACTGAAGCTGATCGCCAAGAACATCAAGTCGAAGATCAAGAGCGAACTGGAAGACCTCCTGAAAAACGACCGCGACCAGTATGTGGAGTTCTTCCAATCCTTCGGAAAGCAGTTGAAATACGGCCTCTACAGCGATTTCGGCTCCCACAAGGATGTGCTGCAAGACCTGCTGCTCTTCTACTCGTCGAAAGAGAAGAAGCTCGTCACCCTGGACGAGTATGTCTCCCGCATGCCTGAGGACCAGAAGTTCATCTACTACGCCGCCGGCGACTCCATCGAGCGCATCGACAAGCTGCCCCAGACGGAACTGGTCGCCGACAAGGGCTACGAGATCCTCTACTTCACCGACGATGTGGACGAATTCGCCATCCGCATGCTGCGGAGCTACAAGGAGAAGGAATTCAAGTCCGTATCGAGCAGCGACCTGGGCATCGAGGCCGAGGAAAACAAAGAGGCATCTGATGCGGAAAAACAGGAGAACCAGGAACTCTTTACGGCGATGAAAGACCTCCTGGCCGACAAGGTCAAAACGGTCAAGGCGTCGAAGCGCCTGAAGCAGCACCCCGTCTGCCTGTCCAACGAAGGCGAACTGAGCATCGAGATGGAGAAGGTGCTCAAAGCCATGCCGAACGGACAAGAGGTCAAAGCCGACAAGGTGTTGGAGATCAACGTCAACCATGCGGTGTTCCAGGCGCTAAAAGAGGCGCGGGAGCGGGATCAAGAGAAGTTTACGCTGTACACGGATCTCTTGTACAACCAGGCCTTGTTGATTGAAGGCCTGCCTGTCGACGACCCGGTTGCCTTCTCCAATAACATCTGCAAGATCATGGCGTAAGCAAAATCATGGCGTAAAGGAAAAGGCGGCCTTTAAGAGCGAAGATTCTTAAAGGCCGCCTTTTTGTTCATTCTGCAACCGGATCCAGGTCATACGATGGCAGTTTTCCGCTCGTCACGAACCAGTTTGCGTAGTTGTCATGACTGTCGTAAGTAAACTTTTTGATGGTGATGCTCTCCTTTGACCGGTACTTTTGACCGGTCGAATCGGTCAAGACATAGCTGATATCGAAGGTCGCCGTATCGGCGTCATTGCCGGGTTTCTCCGATAACTCATAACTGACGATCCAAGGGCTGGAGCCCCCGATCACCCAGTTTAAATCCTTATAGTCCCCATACTGCTGCTGCTTTAATTCTGGAGACAACAGGGCGTAGCGCAGTGCGCCGTTCCTGTGCATGGCCGCCTCGGCCCAACGCCGCGCCGCCTCCTGTTTGTCTGCCGGTTTCAACGCCGATTCCAGCTGTTGGATTTGAGTTTGTCTTTGATCCAGTATGGAAATGGTCTGCTTGGCCTCATCCCATTCGACGGATCCGCCCATGGCTTCAACAATCTGCCGCACAGAACCGACGATGTGGCCGTTGTCGAGTCGCAAGGGAACAACCGGTGGGACGTCCTTGTAGTTGAGCGATAATTTTACTGTGCTCGCTGCATAGACAACGCCGGCAGATAATGCGGGGAGCAATAGGGCAATGGAGCCGAAAAGGAGTTTTTTGTTCATGGAACATCTCCTCCAATGCTGGTGTGTTTGACTTGAAGCTACACCTTCTTACGTTATATGGTAACACAAATGGGATTAACAGTAATACAGGTTTTCCTTGATCTCGTCATTTCCTTTGCACATCTGCCTGAGCTTTGAAGGGAAAGAGGCAACGATTTATAGAAATAGCTACATGACATAGGGGCAACAAGGTTAATCGAACATAATCACGATGAAACTACCCACTGTTCTGCTTGGAGAAATGTTTGATCTCTTTTGAGAACCTTTGCAAAGATCTATTTGAATTCAACGGCAACACCATCACCCAGCGCAATAAGTACGATGGCAAAGGTGGAGACATCCACTTCTGCTGCATTCGACAACGAATCGACCAGTCGCGCTTTGAGAATGGTCAGGTAAATTTATTTGTTCAGGTCAAAAAGCATGTGGGGACGATCGATGACTGGGCGGAGACACAATTGCTGCAAATGATGCAAAATGAGCCAGATGCCGACGGTTGCGTTATGTCATTGGCTGACGGTTTTAGCGATGACGCCCGAGCATTGGCCGAAAACAACAACATTCTGCTGATGGACGGCTTGAAGATCAGTGAATGGCTGCTGAAGAGAATGGTCGCCAAATTCTAAAGGCTGTGAAACAAGAGGGCCGTCAGTGTTCACTGGCGGTCTTTATGTTATAGCGCGTCAGGCATGGGCGTTGTTTCTAGAGTGAGAGTTCTGAACGATGAAGGTGCTAGTAAGCGTGGCGGTTGATTTACCAGAGAAAAGCCAACGCTGAAAGAAAAGAGGAACTTTACAAAAAGATGAATGAGGACGATGGTCGTAGTTGTAAAGCCTATGCTTCTAGGCGGCCCTGAAGGATGGGGATGGAATCTCGGGTGTGGTGGAAAGTTGCCGTCTTTGCACCAGCGCTTTCTTCGATTAACCATTGACGGCATTGAAGAAGATTTCGTCGTCGGCGATCACATGCTGAAAATCCTCGTAATGGGAAAATACAATTTATAACAAATATGGTATTTGCGCTGAGTTCCATAAAGTTATTATTTATTCGAAGTAATATAAAGCATGGTGAATGGCGGATAATCAGAACTTAAATTGCGTGCAAAAACAAATATTTGTATTTAGAAGGGAAAATAACCTTATTTGTAGAACCAATAAATGTTTATTAAAAACAAGCCTAGATAACTAGGGCCCTGTCAGAGCACGGTAGTCTGAAAAAAGGAGTTAATTTACATTTAAAGGAATCTGGACTTAAGGCTAATAAATACTGTGGGAGTTCGATATGTAACACAACGTTAAAGAAATGGTAAAAGTGGAAAAATAACATAAATCCCCGCGCCCTAATAATCCCACATTCCATGCAGGGTTTAGGTGAAAGAAAGGAGCTTGTACGTGAAAATAATCAAATCAGCATGCCAATTACACCCCAAGGCCCTTGAAATAAGTGTTGGTGACCAGATCGAGCAACTTGATCAGATCATTCATGGCACCAATGGGCAGGATTACTTTAAGAAAACGTTCATAACAGATGGAATGAAGACTCTTCTTTCCAAAGGTATGGCACGTCTTGCCGGAAAGTCAAATGATACAATATTCCATCTTAAACAGGCCATGGGTGGTGGTAAAACGCACTTAATGGTTGGGTTTGGACTTCTAGCAAAAGATCCGGCCCTTCGAGAAACACAAATAGGCTCCATACCATATCAGTCAGATTTTGATTCGGCAAAAATAGCCGCTTTTAACGGTCGTAACAATCCCCCGACTTATTTCTGGGGGGAAATTGCACGTCAGTTAGGCAAAGAGAATCTCTTCAGGGAATACTGGGAATCCGGCGCAAAGGCACCTGATGAACAGTCATGGTTAAATCTATTCGATGGCGAAGAACCCATTCTGATTCTCTTGGATGAGATGCCTCCCTATTTCCATTATTACAGCACACAGGTCTTAGGGCACGGAACGATTGCCGACGTGATTACCAGAGCATTTTCTAATATGCTCACCGCAGCTCAAAAAAAGAAAAATGTCTGTATTGTCGTATCAGACTTGGAGGCCGCCTACGATACGGGTGGGAAGTTAATTCAACGCGCTCTTGATGATGCGACACAGGAGTTGGGACGTGCGGAAGTTTCCATTACTCCCGTAAATCTGGAATCTAATGAGGTTTATGAAATTCTTCGCAAACGGCTCTTTCTTTCGCTACCGAATAAAAGCGAGATAGCAGAAGTTGCCTCTGTTTATGCGTCACGGCTGGCAGAAGCGGCAAAGGCAAAAACGGTTGAAAGAAGCGCCGAGGCATTGGCCAACGAGATTGAATCAACCTATCCCTTCCATCCGAGCTTCAAGAGCATCATTGCCCTGTTTAAGGAAAACGAAAAGTTCAAACAAACGCGTGGGTTAATGGAATTGGTTTCCCGTCTTTTGAAGTCTGTCTGGGAAAGCAGCGAAGACGTGTATTTGATCGGTGCTCAGCATTTTGACCTTTCCATCCACGATGTCCGTGAGAAGCTGGCCGAAATCTCTGAAATGCGGGATGTCATTGCAAGAGATCTCTGGGATTCCACCGATAGTGCCCATGCGCAGATCATCGACATAAATAGTGGAAATCATTATGCAAAACAGGTTGGAACCTTATTGCTTACAGCCAGCCTTTCAACAGCCGTCAATTCTGTAAAAGGGCTTACTGAATGTGAAATGCTTGAATGCTTAATTGACCCTATCCACAAAGCAAGTGGTTTCTTAACCGCATTTAGTGAGCTTCAAAAGTCGGCTTGGTATTTACACCAGACCCAGGATGGGCGTAATTACTTCAGTCGTCAGGAAAATTTAACGAAAAAGCTTCAGGGTTATGCCGATAAAGCACCGCAAAACAAAGTGGATGAACTAATACGCCACCGCCTTGAAGAGATGTATAAACCAGTTACCAAAGAAGCTTATGAAAAGGTATTACCTTTACCTGAACTGGACGAAGCAGAGGCTATTCTTAAAACAGGACGTGCCCTTCTGATAATTAGCCCTGATGGAAAAACTCCCCCGGGTATTATTACAAATTTCTTCAAAAATCTAGTTAATAAGAATAATGTACTGGTTTTGACTGGCGAGAAGTCGTCGATCGCCAGCATAGAAAAAGCCGCTCGCCATGTCTATGCTGTAACAAAAGCAGATAATGAAATTTCCGATTCACATCCGCAGCGAAAAGAACTGGACGAGAAGAAAGCTCAATACGAACAGGATTTCCATACCAACGTTCTTTTGGTTTTCGATAAAATTTTCTTTCCGGGAAGCAATCGAGGGGAAGATGTACTTCGGTCAAAAGCACTCGATAGTACCTATCCATCAAATGAACCTTACAATGGTGAGCGGCAGGTTGTAAAAACGCTCACTTCAGATCCCATTAAACTGTATACCCAGATCAGTGAAAACTTTGATGCTCTTCGCGCCAGAGTAGAGTCGTTGCTTTTCGGTGCTCAGGATGAGGCACGTAAGACGGATTTGCTAGATAAAATGAAGCAGAAAACTCAGATGCCCTGGCTTCCAAACCGTGGATTTGAACAACTGGCCATTGAAGCGTACCAGCGTGGTGTATGGGAAGACTTAGGGAACGGATATATCACAAAAAAGCCGAAACCCAAAACGACAGAGGTCATTATCAGTGGTGAAGATTCTTCCCCTGATGATTCGGGAACGGTACGTCTGAAGATTGATGTGGTGAATGCAGGCAACAGTCCCCGAATCTATTATGCAGAAGATGGTGAGGTATCTGAAAGCAGTCCCGTACTGAGCGAAAATACACTGGTAACTAAAGCACTGCGAGTTCAGTTTCTAGCCGTTGATCCTACTGGGAAAAATCAGACCGGTGCCCCAAAAACATGGACGAATCGCCTAACACTACGCAACCGATTTGACGAAATATCTCGAACGGTAGAACTGTTTGTTGCACCGAGAGGTACGATTAAGTACACTTTGGATGGTTCAGAAGCCCGAAACGGAACTGACTATACTGGATCTATTCAATTGGGAGATGAAGAAACGACAGTTTACGTCTTTGCCGAGTGTGACGGTCTTGAGGAAAAGCGAAACTTTACCTTCAACAAGGCGGGCTCCAAGGAA from Heliomicrobium gestii includes the following:
- a CDS encoding SLC13 family permease, translated to MDVDLRLLEMPIFSGLDRVHRAKLLPEFEEIRFPAGQIIFHEGDRGDSLYIIISGSVVVYREPAPGQGPRILARYDANDCFGETALLAGDPRTATAKTLTPCRMARLSKERFDDLVNHHHRVAIDFARLLSKRLAIYSGHNRKLHDVIAATDIDLDDFPEAAVTSRWRLFAMLPLPSGAGGAAWLGWLKEAKPFWLLSSTALLMTLLYCLLQSAGMQAAHIALLLIITAAALFWAYDFFSPHAIALCLPLAAVLVHATKPAVAFSGFSHSSWFLILGVSALTAGISRTGLMYRLALLVMKRFPPNYGGQALAWALTGALLTPVIPSSNARVSLMTPMLLALGETLRLPGCGNATAGLAMSCLLGFGHMSFLFLNGAAVCYLILGLIPHADAQWISYQTWLIDAAPLGLTFFILSFAAILLLFPHKEPLQIQPEMIDAQLTVLGPLTREEKVCLLATSFSLIGFLTQTWHQIDSAWVALTSFLILYAGSVLNDKSIRSGIDWGFLITFGSMLGFGNAMKDTGLTDTLSHMLQPLLAMVMGNQIAFLFAVALYIYLLRFVLPITPALLVGMLTVTPLCGAMHIHPIVVGLILLLTSNAWVLPNQNAMYFSMLDGTDDRLFKHEQTRVLSMLYGLICLIAIGVSVPYWEMVGLIY
- the htpG gene encoding molecular chaperone HtpG: MTVKQFQAESKRLLDLMVNSIYTHKEIFLRELISNASDAIDKIYYKALTDESISFNQADYFIKIEADKPNRTLKIIDSGIGMTQAEMEENLGVIAKSGSLAFKKENELKDGFDIIGQFGVGFYSAFMVSDVVTVISRALGSDQAYKWESQGADGYTIEPCAKDTVGTEITLKIKANTEDESYDEFLEEYRIKSIIKKYSDFIRYPIKMDVTKSRLKEGSEEEYEQYTEEQTLNSMVPIWKKNKSELTKEDYDNFYSEKHFGFDSPLRHIHINAEGTISYKAILYIPEKMPFDFYTKEYEKGLELYANGVLIMNKCADLLPDYFSFVKGMVDSEDLSLNISRELLQHDRQLKLIAKNIKSKIKSELEDLLKNDRDQYVEFFQSFGKQLKYGLYSDFGSHKDVLQDLLLFYSSKEKKLVTLDEYVSRMPEDQKFIYYAAGDSIERIDKLPQTELVADKGYEILYFTDDVDEFAIRMLRSYKEKEFKSVSSSDLGIEAEENKEASDAEKQENQELFTAMKDLLADKVKTVKASKRLKQHPVCLSNEGELSIEMEKVLKAMPNGQEVKADKVLEINVNHAVFQALKEARERDQEKFTLYTDLLYNQALLIEGLPVDDPVAFSNNICKIMA
- a CDS encoding stalk domain-containing protein, encoding MNKKLLFGSIALLLPALSAGVVYAASTVKLSLNYKDVPPVVPLRLDNGHIVGSVRQIVEAMGGSVEWDEAKQTISILDQRQTQIQQLESALKPADKQEAARRWAEAAMHRNGALRYALLSPELKQQQYGDYKDLNWVIGGSSPWIVSYELSEKPGNDADTATFDISYVLTDSTGQKYRSKESITIKKFTYDSHDNYANWFVTSGKLPSYDLDPVAE
- a CDS encoding restriction endonuclease, giving the protein MISFENLCKDLFEFNGNTITQRNKYDGKGGDIHFCCIRQRIDQSRFENGQVNLFVQVKKHVGTIDDWAETQLLQMMQNEPDADGCVMSLADGFSDDARALAENNNILLMDGLKISEWLLKRMVAKF
- a CDS encoding anti-phage-associated DUF499 domain-containing protein; this encodes MKIIKSACQLHPKALEISVGDQIEQLDQIIHGTNGQDYFKKTFITDGMKTLLSKGMARLAGKSNDTIFHLKQAMGGGKTHLMVGFGLLAKDPALRETQIGSIPYQSDFDSAKIAAFNGRNNPPTYFWGEIARQLGKENLFREYWESGAKAPDEQSWLNLFDGEEPILILLDEMPPYFHYYSTQVLGHGTIADVITRAFSNMLTAAQKKKNVCIVVSDLEAAYDTGGKLIQRALDDATQELGRAEVSITPVNLESNEVYEILRKRLFLSLPNKSEIAEVASVYASRLAEAAKAKTVERSAEALANEIESTYPFHPSFKSIIALFKENEKFKQTRGLMELVSRLLKSVWESSEDVYLIGAQHFDLSIHDVREKLAEISEMRDVIARDLWDSTDSAHAQIIDINSGNHYAKQVGTLLLTASLSTAVNSVKGLTECEMLECLIDPIHKASGFLTAFSELQKSAWYLHQTQDGRNYFSRQENLTKKLQGYADKAPQNKVDELIRHRLEEMYKPVTKEAYEKVLPLPELDEAEAILKTGRALLIISPDGKTPPGIITNFFKNLVNKNNVLVLTGEKSSIASIEKAARHVYAVTKADNEISDSHPQRKELDEKKAQYEQDFHTNVLLVFDKIFFPGSNRGEDVLRSKALDSTYPSNEPYNGERQVVKTLTSDPIKLYTQISENFDALRARVESLLFGAQDEARKTDLLDKMKQKTQMPWLPNRGFEQLAIEAYQRGVWEDLGNGYITKKPKPKTTEVIISGEDSSPDDSGTVRLKIDVVNAGNSPRIYYAEDGEVSESSPVLSENTLVTKALRVQFLAVDPTGKNQTGAPKTWTNRLTLRNRFDEISRTVELFVAPRGTIKYTLDGSEARNGTDYTGSIQLGDEETTVYVFAECDGLEEKRNFTFNKAGSKEVPIIKEAPAIWQSASPKRLDSSSKTYEGLKLAKEKSIEFEQVMLLVGSAPKAIHLSLGEIKISAEYIEKTLNHLQTLLSPDVPVIMTFKKAYTPTGYALEQFTKHLGIEIGHGEVDQK